The Dunckerocampus dactyliophorus isolate RoL2022-P2 chromosome 13, RoL_Ddac_1.1, whole genome shotgun sequence genome window below encodes:
- the srp54 gene encoding signal recognition particle subunit SRP54, translating to MVLADLGRKITSALRSLSNATIINEEVLNAMLKEVCAALLEADVNIKLVKQLRENVKAAIDLEEMASGLNKRRMIQHSVFKELVKLVDPGVKAWTPVKGKNNVIMFVGLQGSGKTTTCSKLAYFYQRKGWKTCLICADTFRAGAFDQLKQNATKARIPFYGSYTEMDPVVIASEGVEKFKGENFEIIIVDTSGRHKQEDSLFEEMLQVSNAVQPDNIVYVMDASIGQACELQAKAFKDKVDVASVIITKLDGHAKGGGALSAVAATRSPIIFIGTGEHIDDFEPFKTQPFISKLLGMGDIEGLIDRVNELKLDDNEELIDKLKHGQFTLRDMYEQFQNIMKMGPFGQIMGMIPGFGTDFMSKGNEQESMARLKKLMTIMDSMNDQELDSKDGAKLFSKQPNRIQRVARGAGVATRDVQELLTQYTKFAQMVKKMGGIKGLFKGGDMSKNVNPSQMAKLNQQMAKMMDPRVLHHMGGMAGLQSMMRQFQQGAAGNMKGMMGFNNM from the exons ATGGTCTTGGCAGATTTAGGCCGCAAGATCACCTCGGCGCTGAGGTCACTCAGCAACGCCACCATCATCAATGAAGAG GTTCTGAACGCCATGTTGAAGGAGGTTTGTGCTGCCTTGCTGGAGGCCGACGTCAACATTAAGCTTGTCAAACAGCTGAGAGAGAATGTCAA GGCCGCAATAGACCTGGAGGAGATGGCATCCGGTCTGAACAAGAGGAGGATGATCCAGCACTCTGTCTTCAAGGAGCTTGTTAAG TTGGTGGATCCTGGTGTGAAGGCATGGACTCCCGTCAAAGGAAAGAACAACGTCATCATGTTTGTTGGCCTGCAGGGGAGTGGCAAAACCACAACCTGCTCGAAG CTGGCGTATTTCTACCAGAGAAAAGGCTGGAAGACCTGCCTGATCTGCGCTGACACCTTCAGAGCTG GTGCCTTCGATCAGCTCAAACAGAATGCCACCAAGGCCAGAATCCCCTTCTACGGCAG TTACACAGAGATGGATCCTGTGGTGATTGCGTCAGAGGGGGTGGAGAAGTTCAAAGGAGAGAATTTTGAGATCATCATCGTAGACACGAGTGGAAGACACAAACAGGAAGACTCGCTGTTTGAAGAGATGCTGCAAGTATCCAATGCTGTG CAACCAGACAACATTGTGTACGTGATGGACGCATCCATTGGTCAGGCCTGTGAGTTGCAAGCCAAAGCCTTCAAAGATAAAGTGGATGTGGCGTCGGTCATCATCACCAAACTGGACGGTCACGCCAAAGGAGGCGGAGCTTTGAGCGC GGTGGCAGCCACCAGGAGTCCCATCATCTTCATCGGAACAGGGGAACATATCGATGACTTTGAGCCTTTCAAGACGCAGCCGTTCATCAGTAAACTACTTG GCATGGGCGACATTGAGGGCTTGATCGACCGAGTCAACGAGCTCAAGTTGGACGACAACGAGGAACTGATTGACAAGCTGAAACATG GTCAGTTCACACTCAGAGACATGTATGAACAGTTCCAAAACATCATGAAGATGGGACCTTTTGGACAGATCATG gGTATGATTCCAGGCTTTGGAACAGACTTCATGAGTAAAGGAAATGAGCAAGAATCAATGGCCAGACTAAAGAAACTGATGACCATCATGGACAGCATGAACGACCAAG AGTTAGACAGTAAGGATGGAGCTAAGCTGTTTAGCAAGCAGCCCAACAGAATTCAGCGTGTGGCTCGTGGAGCGGGCGTGGCCACTCGAGACGTCCAAGAACTTTTGACCCAATACACCAAATTTGCTCAGATGGTGAAAAAGATGGGTGGGATCAAAGGCCTCTTCAAAG GAGGAGACATGTCCAAGAATGTCAACCCTTCTCAGATGGCGAAACTCAACCAGCAGATGGCTAAAATGATGGACCCACGGGTGCTCCACCACATGG GTGGCATGGCGGGACTTCAGTCCATGATGCGTCAGTTCCAGCAGGGCGCAGCAGGAAACATGAAGGGCATGATGGGATTCAACAACATGTGA